One part of the Geoalkalibacter sp. genome encodes these proteins:
- a CDS encoding sigma-54-dependent transcriptional regulator, with product MPKKKMLVIDDDPVIRRGLKQILEKAGYEVEIFASGHTAVEELRQAPCDLVITDLKMPGMSGLEVLRTVSAMHPEVPIVLITGYSTVETAVEAMKNGAVDYIAKPFTPDELLEKVQQALEKKAVLFEDLCLRKELRENHGFQKFIGQSQEMQKVYRRILQVAPTDSTVLITGESGTGKELVARAIHQNSQRRGATFVAVDCTALAENLLESELFGHVRGSFTGAIQTKTGLFKVADGGTLFLDEISNLSLKTQAKLLRVLQEREITPIGGTQSVPVNIRLVAATNRGLKEMVAAGLFREDLFFRLNIIPVDLPPLRERKGDLRLLIAHFLKLFGDEMGKEVRGLAPDALDLLEAYPFPGNVRELENIIERAVVLAQGEFIQREDLELNVESAPDHPLLSDYVPQRADELKERKRQIRERVVEPLERAFLIQALKRNDWNITKAADEVGMQRPNFHALLKKQGIEVKRNLLGEEAPPPMRSKESACRLSEDF from the coding sequence ATGCCCAAGAAAAAAATGCTGGTCATCGACGACGATCCGGTCATTCGCAGGGGCCTGAAGCAGATTCTGGAAAAAGCGGGGTACGAGGTGGAGATTTTCGCGAGCGGGCATACGGCCGTCGAGGAACTGCGACAGGCGCCCTGCGATCTGGTGATCACCGACCTCAAGATGCCGGGCATGAGCGGGCTGGAGGTTCTCAGAACCGTGAGCGCCATGCACCCCGAGGTGCCCATCGTGCTGATCACCGGCTACTCGACGGTGGAAACGGCGGTGGAGGCGATGAAAAACGGCGCCGTCGACTACATCGCCAAGCCCTTCACCCCCGATGAACTGCTCGAAAAAGTCCAGCAGGCCCTCGAAAAAAAAGCGGTGCTCTTCGAGGATCTGTGCCTGCGCAAGGAATTGCGCGAGAATCATGGCTTTCAGAAATTCATCGGCCAGAGCCAGGAGATGCAGAAGGTCTACCGACGCATCCTGCAGGTCGCGCCCACCGACAGCACCGTGCTGATCACCGGCGAGAGCGGCACGGGCAAGGAGCTGGTGGCGCGCGCCATCCACCAGAACAGCCAGCGCCGCGGCGCCACCTTCGTCGCGGTGGACTGCACCGCGCTCGCCGAAAACCTGCTGGAGAGCGAACTCTTCGGCCATGTGCGCGGATCCTTCACCGGCGCCATCCAAACCAAGACCGGCCTGTTCAAGGTCGCCGACGGCGGCACGCTGTTTCTCGACGAAATTTCCAATCTCAGCCTCAAGACCCAGGCCAAGCTCCTGCGGGTGCTGCAGGAGCGCGAAATCACGCCCATCGGCGGCACCCAGTCCGTGCCCGTCAACATCCGCCTGGTGGCGGCGACCAACCGCGGCCTCAAGGAGATGGTCGCCGCCGGGCTGTTTCGCGAGGACTTGTTCTTTCGCCTCAACATCATTCCCGTCGACCTGCCGCCCTTGCGCGAGCGCAAGGGCGATCTGCGCCTGCTGATCGCGCATTTTCTCAAGCTGTTCGGTGACGAAATGGGCAAGGAAGTGCGCGGGCTGGCGCCCGATGCCCTCGATCTGCTGGAGGCCTACCCGTTTCCGGGCAATGTGCGCGAGTTGGAAAACATCATCGAGCGCGCCGTGGTGCTGGCGCAGGGCGAATTCATCCAGCGCGAGGATCTGGAACTCAACGTCGAGAGCGCGCCGGACCATCCGCTGCTCAGCGACTACGTGCCGCAGCGCGCCGATGAATTGAAGGAAAGAAAGCGCCAGATCCGCGAGCGGGTGGTCGAACCGCTGGAGCGGGCCTTTCTGATCCAGGCGCTTAAGCGCAATGACTGGAACATCACCAAGGCGGCCGACGAGGTGGGCATGCAGCGGCCTAATTTTCACGCCCTGCTGAAAAAGCAGGGGATCGAAGTCAAGCGCAACCTGCTGGGGGAGGAAGCGCCGCCACCGATGAGAAGCAAGGAATCGGCCTGTCGCCTGTCGGAAGATTTCTAG
- a CDS encoding menaquinol oxidoreductase, with translation MGLLRKSRRSPEAPERAGTATAKAGRERIRQLHALSHRGLWGLAAFLAVSLVAFNHSRLLPPLSDNLRAVLGKSPPTNLISIALVVYSFSALVLILSRMSTGQGKYKGWSHLAYLSAFYVFYLYGNVLDANFWAVFAAGVTIMALEHYQLWTFCTEAIRKEEERLAQAERLEKFKS, from the coding sequence ATGGGACTGTTGCGCAAGAGTCGCCGATCGCCCGAAGCGCCGGAGCGCGCCGGCACCGCCACCGCCAAGGCGGGGCGGGAGCGTATCCGGCAGTTGCATGCCCTCTCGCACCGAGGGCTTTGGGGCCTGGCGGCGTTTCTTGCCGTGAGCCTGGTGGCCTTCAACCATAGCCGGCTGTTGCCGCCCCTTTCCGACAACCTGCGCGCGGTGCTTGGCAAGTCCCCACCCACCAACCTCATCAGCATCGCCCTGGTGGTCTACAGCTTTTCGGCCCTGGTCCTGATCCTCTCGCGCATGAGCACGGGTCAGGGCAAATACAAGGGCTGGTCGCACCTGGCCTATCTCAGCGCCTTTTACGTTTTCTACCTCTACGGCAATGTTCTCGATGCCAATTTCTGGGCGGTCTTTGCCGCGGGCGTCACCATCATGGCCCTGGAACACTACCAGCTATGGACCTTCTGCACCGAAGCCATCCGCAAGGAGGAGGAACGCCTGGCGCAGGCCGAACGTCTGGAAAAATTCAAATCCTGA
- a CDS encoding cytochrome b/b6 domain-containing protein, translated as MNKPKQKIYLTPTPVRIWHWLNAFGFLALILSGAQIRYPEFVNFFGSYKAAIRLHDTAGIVVSISFCLWLTYYLVVARSLLKLYVPSGEDLRRGLFRQLLFYFFNYFRGKPNPHVTTPDNKFNPLQKSAYLVIMMVLVPLVILTGFMLMNIELLRPLVLFLGGIKLIAGAHFLLACVLIAFLFTHVYLATLGHTPFAHFKPMWTGWEEHEEDERKST; from the coding sequence ATGAACAAACCAAAGCAGAAAATCTATCTGACCCCCACCCCCGTGCGGATCTGGCATTGGCTCAACGCCTTCGGCTTTCTGGCGCTGATCCTGAGCGGCGCGCAAATCCGCTATCCCGAGTTCGTCAATTTCTTCGGCAGCTACAAGGCCGCGATTCGTTTGCACGACACCGCCGGCATCGTGGTGTCCATCTCCTTTTGCCTATGGCTGACCTATTACCTGGTGGTGGCGCGCAGCCTGCTCAAACTCTATGTGCCGAGCGGCGAGGATCTGCGCCGTGGTCTGTTTCGCCAGTTGCTCTTCTATTTCTTCAACTACTTTCGCGGCAAGCCCAACCCGCACGTCACCACGCCCGACAACAAATTCAATCCCCTGCAGAAATCGGCGTATCTGGTCATCATGATGGTCCTGGTGCCCCTGGTGATCCTCACCGGTTTCATGTTGATGAACATCGAGTTGCTGCGGCCCTTGGTGCTTTTTCTCGGCGGCATCAAACTCATCGCCGGGGCGCACTTTCTGCTGGCTTGCGTGCTCATCGCCTTTTTGTTCACCCACGTCTACCTGGCCACCCTCGGCCATACCCCCTTCGCTCACTTCAAGCCCATGTGGACGGGCTGGGAAGAGCATGAAGAGGATGAGCGCAAGTCGACCTGA
- a CDS encoding cytochrome c3 family protein: protein MKKLVAVALVVLFAAATGIAAQEVYKYEAKNGAVTFDHKKHIEYEGGSCTACHGEGEPAKIAIDKDSAHGASCKDCHTAKGGPTKCGDCHKR, encoded by the coding sequence ATGAAGAAGTTGGTTGCTGTCGCCCTGGTCGTTCTCTTTGCCGCCGCCACCGGCATCGCCGCCCAGGAAGTCTACAAGTACGAAGCCAAGAACGGCGCCGTCACCTTTGATCACAAGAAGCACATTGAATATGAAGGCGGCAGCTGCACCGCCTGCCACGGCGAAGGCGAGCCCGCCAAGATCGCCATCGACAAGGATTCGGCCCACGGCGCGTCCTGCAAGGACTGCCACACGGCCAAAGGCGGCCCCACCAAGTGCGGCGACTGCCATAAGCGTTGA
- a CDS encoding 4Fe-4S binding protein, which translates to MSLNVLAQEKYQLVSQRRALQWFLLPVMLVTIALGWKYPLLGFTVAAAMATGMIGGVLRGRYVCGNLCPRGAFFDRMVAPFAPRRKLPAWMRGLPFRLAVLAGLMGFMIWRIAQNPGDLNHWGLVFWSMCALTTAVGLGLAFTLHPRAWCAICPMGTLQNLLGGHKQPLRIAASCRSCGKCEAACPMSLSIMPDKKAGALKDRDCLKCPECIAACPVNALSWPEGRNG; encoded by the coding sequence GTGTCCCTCAATGTGCTTGCTCAGGAAAAATATCAGCTGGTTTCCCAGCGTCGCGCCCTGCAATGGTTTCTTCTGCCCGTCATGCTGGTCACCATCGCCCTGGGCTGGAAATACCCGTTGCTCGGCTTCACCGTGGCCGCCGCCATGGCCACGGGCATGATCGGAGGGGTTTTGCGCGGCCGCTACGTGTGCGGCAATCTCTGCCCGCGCGGCGCCTTTTTCGATCGGATGGTCGCGCCCTTCGCTCCCCGCAGGAAGCTGCCGGCCTGGATGCGCGGCCTGCCCTTTCGCTTGGCGGTGCTCGCGGGCCTGATGGGGTTCATGATCTGGCGCATCGCGCAAAACCCCGGGGACCTGAACCACTGGGGTCTGGTGTTCTGGAGCATGTGCGCGCTGACCACCGCCGTAGGCCTCGGCCTGGCCTTCACCCTGCATCCGCGCGCCTGGTGCGCCATCTGCCCCATGGGCACCCTGCAGAATCTTCTGGGCGGACACAAACAGCCCTTGCGGATCGCCGCGTCCTGCCGTTCCTGCGGCAAATGCGAAGCGGCCTGCCCCATGAGCTTGTCCATCATGCCGGACAAAAAGGCCGGAGCCCTCAAGGACCGCGATTGCCTGAAATGCCCCGAGTGTATCGCCGCTTGCCCGGTGAACGCCCTGAGCTGGCCAGAGGGGCGCAACGGATAG
- a CDS encoding MFS transporter, producing the protein MPTVILTTILTLSALYAPQPLLPVIMSEFDVSRSSAAFLTTVAFLPLSVAPLLYGYILESVSPRRMLRVGIFFLALSQLLFFWGPTFMSLVAVRFFQGLLIPAILTALMTYVSLASNKGTVQRAMAIYIAATILGGFLGRAFSGWVATAFGWRYSFLVLAASLLAAYFLLARLKADTRIQLSRPHPRLLLQVLGQPGFLRVYLAVFGFFLVFAAIMNFIPFRLTEISDQASEFRIGLMYSGYLMGLVSSLGAVRVSLWLKGEMAALRLGLTLFALALAGMLAPSVPLLFGVMFVFCGGMFLAHATASGLLNRCAGENKGVVNGLYVSFYYAGGALGSYGPGPIYRVWGWEGMIAILALVALLTLFAALGRGPRGTLPSGAT; encoded by the coding sequence ATGCCGACGGTTATTCTGACCACCATCCTGACGCTGTCCGCTCTTTATGCGCCGCAGCCGCTGCTGCCGGTCATCATGAGCGAATTCGACGTGTCGCGCTCCAGCGCCGCCTTTCTCACCACCGTTGCTTTCTTGCCCCTGAGCGTCGCGCCGCTGCTTTACGGCTACATTCTCGAATCCGTATCGCCGCGGCGCATGCTGCGCGTCGGCATTTTCTTCCTGGCGCTCTCCCAGCTTCTGTTTTTCTGGGGACCGACCTTCATGAGCCTGGTGGCGGTGCGCTTTTTTCAAGGGCTGCTGATTCCCGCCATTCTCACCGCGCTCATGACCTATGTGTCCCTTGCCAGCAACAAGGGCACGGTGCAGCGCGCCATGGCCATCTATATTGCGGCGACCATCCTCGGCGGTTTTCTCGGACGGGCCTTTTCCGGGTGGGTGGCGACGGCTTTCGGCTGGCGTTACAGTTTTCTGGTGCTGGCGGCAAGCTTGCTGGCGGCCTATTTTCTGCTGGCGCGCCTCAAGGCAGACACGCGGATTCAGCTCAGTAGGCCCCATCCGCGCCTGCTCCTGCAGGTGCTGGGTCAGCCGGGCTTTCTGCGGGTCTATCTGGCGGTGTTTGGTTTTTTTCTGGTGTTTGCCGCCATCATGAATTTCATCCCCTTTCGTCTGACCGAAATCAGTGATCAGGCGAGCGAGTTTCGCATCGGTCTGATGTACAGCGGCTATCTCATGGGGTTGGTGTCCTCCTTGGGCGCGGTGCGCGTCAGTCTTTGGCTCAAGGGCGAGATGGCGGCGCTGCGCCTGGGCTTGACGCTTTTTGCCCTGGCGCTGGCCGGAATGCTCGCGCCTTCGGTGCCCCTGCTGTTTGGCGTCATGTTTGTGTTCTGCGGCGGGATGTTTCTGGCCCACGCCACGGCCTCCGGGTTGCTCAATCGCTGCGCCGGGGAAAACAAGGGCGTGGTCAACGGGCTTTACGTTTCTTTTTATTACGCGGGCGGCGCCCTGGGTTCCTATGGACCCGGGCCGATCTACCGGGTTTGGGGCTGGGAAGGGATGATCGCGATCCTGGCCCTGGTGGCGCTTCTCACCCTGTTTGCCGCTTTGGGGCGGGGGCCGCGGGGCACGCTTCCGTCCGGCGCGACCTGA
- a CDS encoding glutaminyl-peptide cyclotransferase, whose product MKILRGAAILWTLFLFMHLGRPLSVLGGGDPAPVNRVRVVAAYPHDPQAFTQGLLYHEGHFFESTGKHGASSLRRVAPLTGQVLADRALPREFFGEGLALWQGRLIQLTWKNRVGLVYDLEDFSLVETFPLVGEGWGLTHDGTSLILSDGGAELSFLDPRSFRELRRLGVHDAGRPVRRLNELEFIRGEIWANVWLTDRIAIISPEDGRVRAWLDLAGLLPAERRSAKTAELNGIAYDAQGDRVFVTGKYWPLVFEIEIAE is encoded by the coding sequence ATGAAGATCCTTCGCGGCGCGGCAATTCTTTGGACCCTGTTTCTGTTTATGCATCTCGGCCGGCCGCTGTCTGTCCTCGGCGGCGGCGATCCCGCTCCGGTGAACCGGGTGCGGGTGGTGGCCGCCTATCCCCACGATCCCCAGGCCTTTACCCAGGGACTGCTCTATCATGAAGGGCATTTTTTCGAGAGCACCGGCAAGCACGGGGCCAGCAGCCTGCGCCGGGTCGCGCCGCTGACCGGGCAGGTGTTGGCCGACCGGGCTTTGCCGAGGGAGTTTTTCGGCGAAGGGCTGGCTCTCTGGCAGGGCCGGCTGATCCAGCTCACCTGGAAGAATCGAGTCGGGCTGGTCTATGACCTGGAGGATTTCTCCCTGGTGGAAACCTTTCCCCTGGTCGGCGAGGGCTGGGGGCTGACCCATGACGGCACTTCCCTGATCCTGAGCGACGGCGGCGCCGAGCTGAGTTTTCTCGACCCGCGAAGTTTTCGCGAGCTGCGGCGCCTCGGCGTGCATGACGCAGGTCGGCCGGTGCGGCGTCTCAACGAGTTGGAATTTATCCGCGGCGAGATCTGGGCCAACGTCTGGTTGACCGATCGCATCGCCATCATTTCGCCCGAGGACGGCCGCGTGCGGGCTTGGCTCGACCTGGCCGGGCTGTTGCCGGCCGAGCGGCGCAGCGCGAAAACCGCCGAGCTCAACGGCATCGCCTACGACGCCCAAGGAGATCGCGTTTTCGTGACGGGAAAATACTGGCCGCTGGTCTTTGAAATCGAAATCGCCGAATAA
- a CDS encoding threonine aldolase family protein, with protein sequence MTEQPRAAQALKNQFASDNYAGICPQAWQAMAQANHGYANSYGDDFWTERACDLLRDFFETDCQVFFVFNGTAANSLGLAALCHSYHSVICHESSHVETDECGAAEFFSNGTKILLVPGADGKVDLDAVAHCVARRSDIHYPKPKVLSITQATELGTLYSLEELRAVGAQARRLGLRLHMDGARFANALATLDIAPAELSWRAGVDVLTLGGTKNGMAVGEAVIFFNRELAHEFDYRCKQAGQLASKMRFLAAPWIGLLESGAYVRNAAHANRCAGLLEEQLRSIPGVALTHPRQANAVFVSMPPALIAGLRQRGWHFYTFIGSGHARFMCSWNTSEADIAALTSDLRELSDRLAATAS encoded by the coding sequence ATGACCGAGCAGCCCCGCGCCGCCCAGGCGCTGAAAAATCAGTTCGCCAGCGACAATTACGCGGGCATCTGCCCGCAAGCCTGGCAAGCCATGGCGCAGGCCAATCACGGCTACGCCAATTCTTACGGCGACGATTTCTGGACGGAGCGCGCCTGCGATCTGCTGCGCGACTTCTTTGAAACCGACTGCCAGGTGTTTTTCGTCTTCAACGGCACCGCGGCCAACTCCCTGGGCCTGGCGGCGCTCTGCCATTCCTATCACAGCGTCATCTGTCATGAAAGCTCTCATGTGGAGACCGATGAATGCGGCGCCGCGGAATTTTTCTCCAACGGCACCAAAATCCTGCTGGTGCCGGGCGCCGACGGAAAGGTGGATCTCGATGCGGTGGCCCACTGCGTGGCGCGCCGCAGCGACATTCACTATCCCAAGCCCAAGGTGCTCTCCATCACCCAGGCCACGGAGCTCGGCACCCTCTATTCCCTGGAGGAACTGCGGGCCGTGGGTGCGCAGGCGCGCCGCCTGGGACTGCGCCTGCACATGGACGGCGCGCGCTTCGCCAACGCCCTGGCGACGCTCGACATCGCGCCGGCCGAACTCTCCTGGCGCGCCGGGGTCGATGTCCTGACCCTGGGCGGCACCAAGAACGGCATGGCGGTCGGCGAGGCGGTGATTTTCTTCAACCGCGAGTTGGCCCATGAGTTTGATTATCGGTGCAAGCAGGCCGGGCAGCTGGCCTCGAAAATGCGCTTTCTCGCCGCGCCCTGGATCGGGCTGCTGGAAAGCGGTGCCTATGTGCGCAACGCCGCCCACGCCAACCGCTGCGCCGGTCTTCTCGAAGAACAATTGCGCTCGATTCCCGGCGTCGCCCTCACCCACCCGCGCCAGGCCAACGCCGTGTTCGTGAGCATGCCCCCGGCCCTCATCGCCGGGCTCAGGCAGCGCGGCTGGCATTTCTACACCTTCATCGGCTCGGGCCATGCGCGTTTTATGTGCTCGTGGAACACCAGCGAAGCCGACATCGCCGCCCTGACCAGCGATCTGCGAGAACTCAGCGACCGCCTCGCCGCGACGGCTTCCTGA
- a CDS encoding selenium metabolism-associated LysR family transcriptional regulator: MDLKRLEVFCRIVETKSFTRAGELLRLSQPTVSEHVRHLEELLGEKLLDRLGREAQPTPAGRILYQYAQRMLRLKEEACQALEQFRGNLSGHLSLGASTIPGAYLLPRQVAALKRDFPAIQLSLHIAGTSNIARQLLQGELELALIGAPPRDARLECREVFQDDIVLVAAPHHPLSGRPALRLADLSEAEFLLRERESGTRSVTVQALRERGFDLEKARIVAELGSGEAVRESVKAGIGIAFLSSLAVNEEVRRGALTLLPLEDFSLRRSFFLVQRRNRRLSPLAEVFAARLSTDAAVAK; this comes from the coding sequence ATGGATCTCAAACGCCTCGAAGTCTTCTGCCGCATCGTCGAAACCAAGAGCTTCACCCGCGCCGGCGAGTTGCTGCGGCTCTCCCAGCCGACGGTGAGCGAGCATGTCCGTCATCTGGAGGAATTGCTCGGCGAAAAACTCCTCGACCGGTTGGGGCGCGAGGCGCAGCCCACGCCGGCGGGCCGCATTCTCTACCAGTATGCCCAGCGCATGCTGCGTCTCAAGGAGGAAGCCTGCCAGGCCCTGGAGCAGTTTCGCGGCAACCTCTCGGGGCACCTGAGCCTCGGAGCCAGCACCATCCCCGGCGCCTATTTGCTGCCGCGCCAGGTCGCCGCCCTGAAACGCGATTTTCCCGCCATCCAGCTCAGCCTGCACATCGCGGGCACCAGCAACATCGCGCGCCAGTTGCTGCAAGGCGAGCTGGAACTGGCCCTCATCGGCGCGCCGCCGCGCGATGCCAGACTGGAGTGTCGCGAAGTGTTCCAGGACGACATCGTGCTCGTCGCCGCCCCCCATCACCCCCTCTCGGGCCGCCCTGCCTTAAGGCTCGCGGATCTGAGCGAGGCGGAATTCTTGCTGCGCGAACGCGAGTCGGGCACCCGCAGCGTCACCGTGCAGGCGCTGCGCGAGCGGGGTTTCGATCTGGAAAAAGCGCGGATCGTCGCCGAACTCGGCAGCGGCGAGGCGGTGCGTGAAAGCGTCAAGGCCGGCATCGGGATTGCCTTTCTTTCGTCCCTGGCCGTCAACGAGGAAGTGCGCCGCGGCGCCCTGACCCTCCTGCCCCTGGAGGATTTTTCCCTACGGCGCTCCTTTTTTCTCGTGCAGCGGCGCAACCGCCGGCTCAGCCCCCTGGCCGAGGTCTTCGCGGCGCGCCTGAGCACCGATGCCGCCGTTGCAAAATAG
- the trmB gene encoding tRNA (guanosine(46)-N7)-methyltransferase TrmB: MTQRMILIQSPYFFSEERIKSVSDWASVFGNEQPLSLEIGCGTGHFILERARANPGRNYLAIDIFNRGCYKTCRKLEDEGIVNVRVVRAEARQFLTHHLAPESLSEIFINCPDPWPKKRHRRRRLVNAEFLRLAACVLRPEGDFYFSSDVENYAQEVAQALGENPDYRPAAQAPVMAELPDYPRSKYMLRALEQGESIHYVHHRRLARQPILPAPPLRAGFRMNYAATSP, from the coding sequence ATGACCCAACGCATGATTCTGATTCAATCGCCCTATTTTTTTTCCGAGGAGCGCATCAAGAGCGTCTCGGACTGGGCGAGCGTGTTCGGTAACGAGCAACCCCTGTCCCTGGAGATCGGCTGCGGCACGGGCCATTTCATCCTCGAGCGCGCCCGCGCCAACCCCGGCCGCAACTATCTGGCCATCGACATCTTCAATCGCGGCTGTTACAAAACCTGCCGCAAACTTGAGGACGAGGGCATCGTCAACGTGCGCGTGGTGCGCGCCGAGGCGCGCCAGTTTCTCACTCACCATCTCGCCCCGGAGAGCCTGAGCGAAATCTTCATCAACTGCCCCGATCCCTGGCCGAAAAAACGCCATCGCCGCAGGCGCCTGGTCAACGCGGAGTTTTTGCGCCTGGCGGCCTGCGTCCTGCGTCCCGAGGGCGACTTCTATTTCAGCTCCGACGTGGAGAATTACGCCCAGGAGGTCGCGCAGGCGCTGGGGGAGAACCCCGACTATCGACCCGCCGCGCAAGCCCCGGTGATGGCCGAGTTGCCCGACTACCCGCGCTCCAAATACATGCTGCGCGCCCTCGAACAGGGCGAATCCATCCACTACGTCCACCATCGCCGCCTAGCGCGGCAGCCGATCCTGCCCGCGCCGCCCCTGCGGGCCGGCTTTCGCATGAACTACGCGGCGACGTCTCCATGA
- the truD gene encoding tRNA pseudouridine(13) synthase TruD: MSGHPYLSSHFPGIGGRIKQDPADFIVEEIPLYPPCGAGEHLYLEIEKQGMTTLELLRRLARAFELRERDLGYAGLKDARARTRQWVSLPGVRLEQLGAFQAPGVRVLRAEYHRNKLRLGHLAGNRFRIRVREVDESAVDTARDVLHVLEQVGVPNFFGAQRYGVLRNSHLIGRALLAGDFAEAARQIIGDPDVIREPRWQQAARCFRDGDPAGTLANLPGSHADERRLVAALQAGRDARAAVLGFPRRKLRLFLSACQSWLFDRLVAMRLASLDLLWPGDLAYLHGKGACFLVEDPAAEQLRAERFEISPSGPLYGAKVRLSGGQAGLLEQSLLDAAGLSLESFRLPDGLTMEGERRPLRVPLGQPDAAYVDGALQLEFSLPRGSYATSVLRELMKTDEENGLDAEAPEAPLG, encoded by the coding sequence ATGAGCGGCCATCCCTACCTTTCCAGCCACTTTCCCGGCATCGGCGGGCGCATCAAGCAGGATCCCGCGGATTTCATCGTCGAGGAAATCCCCCTCTATCCGCCTTGCGGCGCGGGGGAACATCTCTACCTGGAAATCGAGAAACAGGGAATGACCACCCTGGAGCTGCTGCGCCGACTCGCCCGTGCCTTTGAGCTGCGCGAGCGCGACCTGGGCTATGCCGGCCTCAAGGATGCCCGCGCCCGGACCCGGCAATGGGTGTCCCTGCCGGGGGTACGGCTGGAGCAGCTCGGTGCTTTCCAGGCGCCCGGCGTGCGGGTGCTGCGGGCCGAATACCACCGCAACAAGCTGCGCCTCGGCCATCTGGCCGGCAATCGTTTTCGGATCCGGGTGCGCGAGGTGGACGAAAGCGCCGTGGACACCGCGCGCGACGTGCTGCACGTGCTGGAACAGGTCGGCGTACCCAATTTCTTCGGCGCCCAGCGCTACGGCGTCCTGCGCAACAGCCATCTCATCGGCCGCGCTCTGCTCGCCGGGGATTTCGCCGAGGCGGCGCGGCAGATCATCGGCGATCCCGACGTGATTCGCGAACCGCGCTGGCAGCAGGCCGCGCGCTGCTTTCGCGACGGGGATCCGGCCGGAACCCTGGCCAACCTGCCCGGCAGTCACGCCGACGAGCGGCGCCTGGTGGCCGCCCTGCAGGCCGGACGCGATGCCCGCGCGGCGGTGCTGGGCTTTCCGCGCCGCAAATTGCGGCTGTTTCTCTCCGCCTGCCAATCCTGGCTGTTCGATCGCCTGGTGGCCATGCGCCTCGCCAGTCTGGATCTGCTCTGGCCCGGCGATCTGGCTTACCTTCACGGCAAGGGCGCCTGCTTCCTGGTGGAAGATCCGGCGGCCGAGCAGCTGCGCGCCGAGCGCTTCGAGATCAGCCCCTCGGGACCGCTGTACGGCGCCAAGGTGCGCCTTTCCGGCGGGCAGGCCGGATTGCTGGAACAAAGCCTTCTGGACGCGGCGGGCCTGAGTCTGGAGTCGTTTCGTTTGCCGGACGGACTGACCATGGAAGGCGAGCGGCGGCCCCTGCGCGTGCCCCTCGGCCAACCAGACGCCGCCTATGTGGATGGGGCCCTGCAGCTCGAGTTTTCCCTGCCGCGCGGCAGCTATGCCACCAGCGTGCTGCGCGAACTGATGAAAACCGACGAAGAGAATGGGCTGGACGCCGAGGCGCCGGAGGCACCCCTCGGCTAA
- a CDS encoding DUF4212 domain-containing protein gives MSSRPPQSDPPAEDYRVNFFRPRPGYMRQKVIYIWVLLTSWAVFTFGFQLLLAWTSTTPQGEGPLTEITLFGFPFHFWYTGHFLIVWFIILCFLFNTFVDRLTRSLRSRK, from the coding sequence ATGAGCAGTCGCCCCCCGCAATCCGACCCGCCCGCCGAGGATTACCGCGTCAATTTTTTCCGACCCCGCCCCGGCTACATGCGTCAGAAAGTCATCTACATCTGGGTGCTGCTCACCAGCTGGGCGGTTTTCACCTTCGGCTTTCAACTGCTGCTCGCCTGGACCAGCACCACGCCCCAGGGGGAAGGTCCCCTCACCGAGATCACCCTGTTCGGCTTTCCCTTTCATTTCTGGTACACCGGTCATTTTCTCATCGTCTGGTTCATCATCCTGTGTTTTTTGTTCAACACCTTCGTTGATCGCCTCACCCGCAGCCTTCGGTCGCGCAAGTAG